The window TTCGACCGCGTGGCAGGCAACGCCGCCGACGGCGCGAAGGTGTACCAGCAGCAATGCGTCACCTGCCATGGTGCCAATGGCGAGGGCGGCACCGGCACCGCGCTCTCCAACCCGGCGATGCTGGCGCTCACCAGCGACCGTTTCCTGCGCCATGCCATCGTCAACGGTCGCCAGGGCACGCCGATGCCGGCCTTCGCCGGCACCCTGTCGCCCGCCGACATCGACAACGTCACCGCGTTCCTCCGTAGCCGCTCGACCGGCTGGAAGGCTGACGCGCGCGAGCTGCGCAAGCCGCCGCCGCTCGGCAAGTACGTGATCAATCCGAAGGGCAAGCCACCGGACTTCGGAGAGCTGAAGGAAGGCCGTTATCTCAGCGCGGCCGTGCTCGATCGCGAACTGAAAGCGAAGCGCCGGATGATCCTGCTGGATACGCGGGTGACCTCGATGTGGCAGATGGCGCACATCGAAGGCTCGGTGCCGGCGCCGTACTACGCGAACCGCGCGGAAGTGGTGTCCAGCCTGCCTCGCGACGGCACCTGGATCGTCGCGTATTGCGAATGCCCGCGCGCCGCTGCGGACTCGGTGGTCAAGTGGCTGCGCGAGGAAGGCAAGTTCGCCAATACCGCGGTGCTGTACGAAGGCATCCAGGGCTGGGTCAGCCTGGGCTATCCGGTGACGGCGGGCGACGCCAGCAAGCCCGCTCCCTGAATACCCGTGCAGCGACCGGCAGCGAAATCACGCGTCATCGACATCGCCACCCACACAGTCGCGCCGTGGCCAAGGACGGCCACCTCCCCCAGTCAGTCGGGAACGCAGGGCCTCGTGACCAGGCCCGACAAAAAAAGCAGGCATCGGCCTGCTTTTTTGTTGCGCGCGCCGGAGCCATGTCGGAAGGTTCGCCTGGCGGCAGGCCGCGAGCGCATCGCCTATCCTCGGGCCACGCCTCCGGGATCCTGACCGCATGCCAGCAGCCGACACCACCACCCGGCATGACCTCCGCCGCTCTGTCTCGAACACGCTGAAAGGTTCGGCCGGCAATCTGGTCGAGTGGTACGACGTCTATGTGTACTCGGTGTTCGCGGTGTATTTCGAAGCGAAGTTCTTCTCGCCCGACGACAAGAACGCGACGTTGTACGTGTGGGCGATCTTCGCGATGACCTTCCTGATGCGGCCGATCGGGGCGTGGTATTTCGGCCGCTTCGCGGATCGCCGTGGGCGGCGGCTGGCGCTGACGGTGTCGGTGACGCTGATGGCGGCCTGCTCGTTCCTGATCGCGATCACGCCGGGTGTGGCGACGATCGGCATCGCGGCCCCACTGATATTGCTGCTGGCGCGGCTGGTGCAGGGATTCGCGACGGGCGGCGAATACGGAGCCAGTGCCACTTACATGTCCGAGGCCGCGATCCCCGGGCGTCGCGGTTTTCTCTCATCGTTCCACTACGTCACTCTGGTGGGCGGGCATGTGCTGGCGCAGGCCACGCTGCTGGTGATGCTGAAATGGCTCGAGCCTGCGCAGATCTCCGATTGGGGATGGCGCGTCGCGTTCGGGTTGGGCGGAATCGCGGCGCTCGTTGTGTTCTGGTTGCGGCGCTCGATGGACGAATCGCTGGACGCGGCATCGATCGACGCGGTGCGTACAGGCGCGACCAACACGTCCGGCTCCTTGCGTGAATTGTTCGTGCACCAGTGGCGGCCGCTGCTGCTGTGCTTCCTGATCACCGCGGGCGGGACGCTGGCGTTCTACACCTACTCGGTGATCGGGCCGAAGATGGTGCAGGCGCAGTTCGCCGGCGGCGACGTGCTCACCGGCACCGTGATCAACCTCGTCGCGCTGACCGTGCTCATGCTGCTGCAACCATTGGGCGGCTGGCTGTCCGACATCGTCGGGCGCAAGACATTGCTGGTGTTCTTCGGGACCGGCGGCGTGCTCTACACCTGGTTCCTGGTGTTGCACCTGCCGCAGCAGACCGGCTGGCTGCAGGCCTTCGGCGTGCTCACCCTTGGCTTCGTGATCCTCACCGGCTACACCTCGATCAATGCGGTGGTGAAGGCGGAACTGTTCCCCACCCACGTGCGTGCGTTGGGCGTGGGCCTGGGCTACGCGCTGGCCAACTCCGCCTTCGGTGGCACCGCGCCGCTGCTGTACCAGGCCAGCCTGCGCAGCGGCCACGTCGAAACCTTCGTGATCTATGCCACCGCAGTGATCGCGGCGTCGCTGCTGGTGTATGTGTGCTTCCTCGACAACCGCGGACGCAACTGGCTGGATGATGCGGACGCGATGCGCGGACGTTGACTGTTTTCTGGAATTACCCCAACGGCGCACAATGCAGACCTCACGATGACTCCGGATATCCGATGGATACTGAAACCCTGATCAAGGCTGCGCTGCGCGATGCCGGCTACCGTGCCGACGCCATCGGTTCCGCGTTGCCGCGAATCATCAAGATCCTGCAGGCGGAGGACGTGCGCATCGAGATCGGCCGCAGCCTGACGCGCAAGGAACGCGAGTACGTGCGCGTGCAACTGGAGATCGGCCTGGACGTGCCTGAAATCGTGGCGGGCCTGAAGGGCTGACGGAAGCCTGGCTTGCAAGGCGTGCTGGTGGCTTGGCCGCGCCTGAACGCGCCCGCCGTTGTTCCGGGTATGTCCGGGAGACGCATATGGTCACGACAGATCGGCTCTACCGCGCGCTGCTGATCATCGCGCTGGTGCCGGTTTTTGCGGTTGTTCATGCGCAAACGCCAACAACACCGGTGTCTGCAGCCGCCCCGGCAACCGGGGAAGGCTGGCTGCTGCCCGGCACGTTCACGCAAGGCACCTCGCTGGCAGCCCTGGAAGCGCGCTTTGGTGCCGACAACGTGCGCCGGGTGACGCCGGATGCCGACGCCCACGCCTGCGAGGCGATCCTGTTCCCCGATGATCCGGAGCGCCGCGCGCACGCGTTCTTCTACGACTGCGAGAAGCTCGACCAGCTGCGCAGCATCGAGATCCGGGACCGACAATCGCGCTGGCGCGGCAAGGGCGGCGTGCATGTCGGCATGTCGTTCGACGAATTGCGCGCCCGCAATGGCAAGCCGTTCGGCTTCAGCGGCTTCGACCAGGATGGCAGGGGCGCGGTGCATGACCAGTGGAGTCCGGCGACCGAGGATGACGCCACACTCGGCAAACTGGATGTCGAGGAGGGCGACCGGATGTACTTCGACGTGACGCTCGGTGTTCGCGCGGACGTGTCCGCTTCGGCCAGGCGCATCGTGCCGCGCGACGAGTACATTGCCAGCGGCGATTCGCGCATCCCGCAGTTGGCACCCTTGCTCGAAGTCACCGGTTTCGGTGCTTCGACCAGCCTGGATGACGAGTGGGATTGAGCGCCGCGCGCCTGCGCACAACTCACCAATCGGTCGGCGCGTAGTCCTTCAGGAACTGACCCCACACGTGTTCGCCGGTATTGATGCCGTGGATGATCGGATCGACGATGCGGGCCGCGCCATCGACGATGTCCAGCGGCGGGTGGAAGCGTTCCTCCACGATCTTGCGCGCGGCGATCTCGGCGGGATCCTCGTCGGTGACCCAGCCGGTGTCGACGCTGTTCATGTGGATGCCGTCGCCGTGGTAATCGGCGGCCGCGGTGCGCGTCATCATGTTGAGCGCGGCCTTGGCCATGTTGGTGTGCGGGTGCTTGGTGGTCTTGAAGTTGCGGTAGAACTGCCCTTCGACCGCGGAGACATTGACGATGTGCTTGTCGCGTTCCGGCGCGCGCAGCATCAACGGCTTCAATCGTGCGTTGATGATGAAGGGCGCGACCGCGTTGACCAGTTGGGTTTCCAGCAACTCGACCGCCGGCACTTCGTCCATCTGCAAGCGCCAGGAATTGCGCCCGCGCAGGTCGATCTGCTGCAGGTCCTGATCCAGGCGGCCTTGCGGGAACAGATGCGCCTGTCCCAGGAGTTCATCGGCCAGCAGCGGCACTTGCGAGAGTTCTGCGGCACGCACAAGGCCGGCGACACCGGCGATCTCGTTGCGGCCTGCCTGTAGCGATGTCGTGTCCGCGCCGGGCAGCAGGTCGGCGCTGCGCAGGCCTTCGTAATTGCCCAGCAACTTGCGCACGTCGGCGGGCATGGCCTGCAGCGCGGCGGTCTCGCCTTCCATCATGTGCGCGTAGAACGCGGGCGGGCGGCGCACGGTCTGGCAGGCGTTGTTGATGATGAAATCCAGGCGCTCGCGGGTGGCCAGCAACTGCATGCAGAACGCTTCCACGCTGGGCGTGTGGCGAAGATCCAGGCCGAACACTTCCAGCCGGTCGCCCCAGTTCTCGAAGTCGGGCTCAGCCGCGTAACGCGCCGCGGAATCGCGCGGGAAGCGGGTGGTGACGATCAGCGATGCGCCCGCGCGCAGCAGCTTCAGGCCGGCCTGGTAGCCGATCTTGACCCGCCCGCCGGTCAGCAACGCCACGCGCCCGCGCAGGTCGGCGGTCTCGGTGCGCTTGAAGAAATTCAGGTCCGCGCAGGTCGGGCACAGCTGGTCGTAGAAATGATGGATGTGCGTGTATTTCTGCTTGCAGACGTAGCAGTGCAAAAGCTCCGGCGACACGTTGTGGGCGACGGGATCGGAGGCGTTGTTGCGCGGATCGTGCAGGCCCGCGGCTTGCGGCGGGAAATAATTCGGCGTCGTGAACACCGGCTTGCGGCGCAGGGTTCGGATGCCGGTCTGGTCGAGCAGGGCCTCGGTCGCGCGCGCCTTCTCCTGCGCACGCTCGCGGGCCAGGTCCTTCGACTTGCGCCGGCGCGCACGCGGTTCCGGATGGTGGACCAGCGCCACCGCCTGCAGCAGGCGTTCGCGATCCGCGGCCGGCCACGCCTCCAGCACGTCGCGGTCGGCGATGATTGCGTCGAGCAGGGAAAGCGCGGGTTGCAGGCGGTCGTCGGGAGCTGCGGTGTCGGTGTTCATCGCCGACTCGTCATCGGGATTCGGTGTCGCGGTGGTGTTCAAGGGCGGATCCGTGTTGCGCGCCACATGGGCGATCAAAAAGAGATGGACGCGAGACTCGCGTCGGTCGATGCCCGGCATGCGGGCAGGGTGCGGTATCGCCGCGCGGTTACCAGACCAGGTCGTCGGGCACCTGGAATTGCGCGTAGTAGGCATCGTCTTCCGACGTCGATTCGGCGGCTTCGCTATCCGCGGCCTTGCCGTGGTCGAGCACGATCAGTGCCGCATCGCGTTCGCGCACCTTGTCGCCGGCGGCGCGCGGCAGCAGTTCGTAGCGGTCGCCCTGGCGCGCGATCACCAGCGCGCCGGAGGCGAGCTGCTTGCGCAGGGCCTCGTCGACCAGCAGGGTGCGGATCGCGCCATCGGCGGTGAAGCGATACTCGATGTCACCGCTGCGCGGCACCTTCTTGTCGGCGATGATCTGCCGCGCCTGCGCCGCCAGTTCGGCGCTGCGTGCCTTGACCTTGCGCTCCATCTCCAGTGCCCGGTCGCGCTCGGCCTTCTCGGCACGCACGCGTTCCGCTTCCCGCTGGATGTCGGTGGCCGCCGCTGGTGCCTTGCCGTGTTTCGCCTTGAGCTGCTCGCGGGCGACCTCGGAGACCTTGGACTTCTTGACCAGGCCCGCCTTGAGCAGCTGTTCCTGGAGCGGGTTCGGCTTGGCCATGTCGCGGTTTCGTATCGGGGATTGACCGTCCATCATACCTGCCGAGCCCCGCAGCCCTGTTCATTCCCGCGCCCATGCAGCCCTTGAAATACCTTGCCGGTTACCCGCCCACGTGCTGGAGCGGGTGCATGCGCTGATCGCCCAGGATCGGTTGGGCACCATGCTGGCGGCGAAGTACGGCCAGACCCATGCGATCCGCAATGACGGGCAGCTCTACGAGTACGTGCAGGATCTCAAGGATCGCCACCTGCGCAAGTCGGTGCCGCTGGGCCGGGTGCTGTACGACGGCAAGCTGCAGGTCATGAAGGATGCGCTGGGCACCCACACCACCAAGTACCGCGTGCACGGCGACCGGCTCAAGGCCAGCCGCGAGATCCGCATCGCCAGCGTGTTCCGCGATGCGCCCGCCGAGTTCCTGAAAATGATTGTGGTGCACGAACTGGCGCACATGAAGGAAGCCGAGCACGACAAGGCGTTCTATCGCCTGTGCACGCATATGGAATCGGATTACCACCAACTGGAGTTCGATCTGCGGCTGTACCTGACGCATCTGGAAATGCCCCGGCCCTGAGCGAGCATTTGCGCCGGGCGAATGCAGCGGCTTGGATGGATTTTCCTGGCTCAGGTACCGGGGCGTTGCAGCGGCTTGGGCTCTGCGACTTCCTCGCCGGGCTGGGCCTTGCCAGACATCTCGGCACCGGCGTCCGGGGCGAGCCGCAGCATCATCCATGCCGAACTCGCCGATACCAGGCCGACGGTCAGGAACGCGAAGGTGAAGTTGATCGCGGCGTCCATCGGCTGCCCGCTGGCGATGCTCGCCACGGTCAACGCGTAGCCGCCGATGGTCACGCCGATCGCCAGCGCCACCTGCTGCGCCATCCCGGCCAGGCTGCTGGCCTGGCCCATGCGCTCGGGTTCGATTTCCGCGTAGGTGATCGCGTTGAGGCTGGTGAACTGCAGCGAACGAAAGCATCCACTGGCCAGCAGCACCCCTATCAGCAGCGGATAGGGCGTGTCCGCGCGGAACAGGCCGAAGACGCACAACAGCGCCGATGCGGCCAGCGCGTTGGCGATCAGCACCGGGCGGAAACCGAAGCGGCGCAGGATGCGCGCCGCCAGCGTCTTCATGAACATCGCACCGGCCGCGGACGCAAAGGTGATCAGGCCGGATTGCAGCGGGTCCAGTCCGAAGCTGAGCTGCAGCATCAGCGGCAACAGGAACGGCGTAGCGCCGATGCCGATGCGGAACAGCGAACCGCCGAGCACGCCGACGCGGAATGTCGGCAGCTTCAGCAGGCCAAGGTCGATCAGCGGATGCGGGTGGCGACGCGCATGCAGCACGTACAGCGCGAGGCCGGTCATCCCTGCGAGCAGGCAGCCAACAGCGACCTCGGTGCTGACCAAGTGCCGGCCCAGGCTGGCGAAACCGAACATGGTCAGCGCCAGCCCAATCGCGGACAGCGCGAAACCGCGCACGTCGAGCGGCTTCGGTTCGCCACGCAGCAACGGGATGTGCCGCCAGGCCAGGAAAATCCCGAGCAGGCCCATCGGGATGTTGATCAGGAAGATGTAACGCCAGTTGCCGTAGGTGGTGATCAGGCCACCGAGCGGCGGGCCCATCATCGGCCCGAGCAGCGCCGGCACCGTGAGCCAGCTGAGCGCACGCACCAGTTGCGCCTTGGGAATGCTGCGCAGGATCACCAGCCGGCCCACCGGCACCATCATCGCGCCGCCCATGCCCTGCAGGAAGCGCGCCGCCACCAGTGCGCCCAGCGAGCCCGACGTCGCGCAGCCGATCGAGCCGAGCAGGAACACCCCGATCGCGACCATGAAGGTCGGGCGCGCGCCGAACCGATCCGCCACCCAGCCACTGATTGGAATGAACACCGCCAGCGCCAGCATGTAGGTGGTCAGCGCCAGCTTCAGCGCCACCGGCTCGACCCCGAAGTCCAGCGCGATCGCCGGCAGCGAGGTCGCGATGGCCGTCGAATCCATGTTCTCGATGAACAATGCGGTCGCGACGATCAGCGGCAGCAGGCGTTCGCGTTTCACTGTGCAGGGGCGGGCCGTGACGGGAATGAGCGGTCATTGTCGCCCACGCAGCGTGAGCGGCCCGGCTCGAAAGCGAGGCGCGATGCCTCAGTCGCTGCCGTTGCCCTGTTCCGGCCGCCGCGCCGCAAACCACGC of the Thermomonas carbonis genome contains:
- a CDS encoding c-type cytochrome, with amino-acid sequence MNPRMILGAVFLTGALFAGPAIAQAPALTDEAAKQAARNYQQYCALCHGKDREGHVNDHAPSLRSQSLLESDPGTIGEAIGYGRPGTPMGGYLNDVGGPLKRRDIVDLTLWLAETAKVKPLEEDEHYFDRVAGNAADGAKVYQQQCVTCHGANGEGGTGTALSNPAMLALTSDRFLRHAIVNGRQGTPMPAFAGTLSPADIDNVTAFLRSRSTGWKADARELRKPPPLGKYVINPKGKPPDFGELKEGRYLSAAVLDRELKAKRRMILLDTRVTSMWQMAHIEGSVPAPYYANRAEVVSSLPRDGTWIVAYCECPRAAADSVVKWLREEGKFANTAVLYEGIQGWVSLGYPVTAGDASKPAP
- a CDS encoding MFS transporter, encoding MPAADTTTRHDLRRSVSNTLKGSAGNLVEWYDVYVYSVFAVYFEAKFFSPDDKNATLYVWAIFAMTFLMRPIGAWYFGRFADRRGRRLALTVSVTLMAACSFLIAITPGVATIGIAAPLILLLARLVQGFATGGEYGASATYMSEAAIPGRRGFLSSFHYVTLVGGHVLAQATLLVMLKWLEPAQISDWGWRVAFGLGGIAALVVFWLRRSMDESLDAASIDAVRTGATNTSGSLRELFVHQWRPLLLCFLITAGGTLAFYTYSVIGPKMVQAQFAGGDVLTGTVINLVALTVLMLLQPLGGWLSDIVGRKTLLVFFGTGGVLYTWFLVLHLPQQTGWLQAFGVLTLGFVILTGYTSINAVVKAELFPTHVRALGVGLGYALANSAFGGTAPLLYQASLRSGHVETFVIYATAVIAASLLVYVCFLDNRGRNWLDDADAMRGR
- a CDS encoding polyprenyl synthetase; amino-acid sequence: MDTETLIKAALRDAGYRADAIGSALPRIIKILQAEDVRIEIGRSLTRKEREYVRVQLEIGLDVPEIVAGLKG
- a CDS encoding SDR family NAD(P)-dependent oxidoreductase, encoding MNTTATPNPDDESAMNTDTAAPDDRLQPALSLLDAIIADRDVLEAWPAADRERLLQAVALVHHPEPRARRRKSKDLARERAQEKARATEALLDQTGIRTLRRKPVFTTPNYFPPQAAGLHDPRNNASDPVAHNVSPELLHCYVCKQKYTHIHHFYDQLCPTCADLNFFKRTETADLRGRVALLTGGRVKIGYQAGLKLLRAGASLIVTTRFPRDSAARYAAEPDFENWGDRLEVFGLDLRHTPSVEAFCMQLLATRERLDFIINNACQTVRRPPAFYAHMMEGETAALQAMPADVRKLLGNYEGLRSADLLPGADTTSLQAGRNEIAGVAGLVRAAELSQVPLLADELLGQAHLFPQGRLDQDLQQIDLRGRNSWRLQMDEVPAVELLETQLVNAVAPFIINARLKPLMLRAPERDKHIVNVSAVEGQFYRNFKTTKHPHTNMAKAALNMMTRTAAADYHGDGIHMNSVDTGWVTDEDPAEIAARKIVEERFHPPLDIVDGAARIVDPIIHGINTGEHVWGQFLKDYAPTDW
- a CDS encoding DUF2058 domain-containing protein; translation: MAKPNPLQEQLLKAGLVKKSKVSEVAREQLKAKHGKAPAAATDIQREAERVRAEKAERDRALEMERKVKARSAELAAQARQIIADKKVPRSGDIEYRFTADGAIRTLLVDEALRKQLASGALVIARQGDRYELLPRAAGDKVRERDAALIVLDHGKAADSEAAESTSEDDAYYAQFQVPDDLVW
- a CDS encoding MFS transporter; this translates as MKRERLLPLIVATALFIENMDSTAIATSLPAIALDFGVEPVALKLALTTYMLALAVFIPISGWVADRFGARPTFMVAIGVFLLGSIGCATSGSLGALVAARFLQGMGGAMMVPVGRLVILRSIPKAQLVRALSWLTVPALLGPMMGPPLGGLITTYGNWRYIFLINIPMGLLGIFLAWRHIPLLRGEPKPLDVRGFALSAIGLALTMFGFASLGRHLVSTEVAVGCLLAGMTGLALYVLHARRHPHPLIDLGLLKLPTFRVGVLGGSLFRIGIGATPFLLPLMLQLSFGLDPLQSGLITFASAAGAMFMKTLAARILRRFGFRPVLIANALAASALLCVFGLFRADTPYPLLIGVLLASGCFRSLQFTSLNAITYAEIEPERMGQASSLAGMAQQVALAIGVTIGGYALTVASIASGQPMDAAINFTFAFLTVGLVSASSAWMMLRLAPDAGAEMSGKAQPGEEVAEPKPLQRPGT